In Streptomyces sp. NBC_00878, a single window of DNA contains:
- the lepB gene encoding signal peptidase I, protein MGELAVGARSGHEGPEERPERPEESLPPAEEDDVTAGSDSGDDGGRDAQDGDGAAPQPKKPRSFWKELPLLIGIALVLALLIKTFLVQAFSIPSDSMQNTLQQGDRVLVDKLTPWFGSEPERGEVVVFHDPAEWLAGEPTPTPNAIQKGLSWIGLMPSAEEKDLIKRVIGVAGDTVECKGTGPLKVNGKALNEASYVYPGNTPCTVDDIGGQFKVKVPEGKIWVMGDHRQNSLDSRYHQQDKYKGFVPVDNVVGRAIVVAWPPTRWSTLPVPDTFDQDLSAAAPGVLGLAGAVPLVLWRRRRLTVGNTRVSGPGTAG, encoded by the coding sequence GTGGGGGAATTGGCGGTCGGCGCACGGTCCGGACACGAGGGTCCCGAGGAGCGACCGGAACGACCGGAAGAGTCGCTCCCCCCGGCCGAAGAGGACGACGTGACCGCCGGAAGTGACTCCGGTGACGACGGGGGCAGAGACGCCCAGGACGGCGACGGGGCCGCTCCGCAGCCGAAGAAGCCGCGGTCCTTCTGGAAGGAACTCCCGCTGCTCATCGGCATCGCGCTGGTTCTCGCGCTGCTGATCAAGACCTTCCTGGTCCAGGCGTTCTCGATCCCCTCGGACTCGATGCAGAACACCCTCCAGCAGGGTGACCGGGTCCTGGTCGACAAGCTGACCCCGTGGTTCGGCTCGGAGCCCGAGCGCGGCGAGGTCGTCGTCTTCCACGACCCCGCCGAGTGGCTGGCGGGCGAGCCGACCCCGACTCCGAACGCGATCCAGAAGGGCCTCAGCTGGATCGGTCTGATGCCCTCCGCCGAGGAGAAGGACCTCATCAAGCGTGTCATCGGCGTCGCCGGCGACACGGTCGAGTGCAAGGGCACCGGCCCGCTGAAGGTCAACGGCAAGGCGTTGAACGAGGCTTCCTACGTGTATCCGGGGAACACGCCGTGCACCGTGGACGACATCGGCGGCCAGTTCAAGGTGAAGGTACCCGAAGGCAAAATCTGGGTCATGGGTGACCACCGGCAGAACTCGCTGGACTCCCGCTACCACCAGCAGGACAAGTACAAGGGCTTCGTGCCCGTGGACAACGTCGTGGGCCGCGCCATCGTGGTCGCCTGGCCGCCCACCCGCTGGTCCACGCTGCCGGTGCCGGACACCTTCGACCAGGACCTCAGCGCCGCGGCTCCCGGTGTGCTCGGGCTCGCGGGCGCGGTGCCGCTGGTGCTGTGGCGCAGGCGCCGCCTTACCGTCGGGAACACCAGGGTTTCTGGGCCGGGTACCGCCGGGTAG
- the rimM gene encoding ribosome maturation factor RimM (Essential for efficient processing of 16S rRNA), with translation MQLVVARVGRAHGIKGEVTVEVRTDEPELRLAPGAVLATDPASAGPLTIETGRVHSGRLLLRFAGVRDRNGAEALRNTLLIAEVDPDDKPEDPDEYYDHQLMDLDVVTKDGAEVGRITEISHLPSQDLFVVERADGSEVLIPFVEEIVVEIDLEEQRAVIDPPPGLIDDLAEIASSRDADDSSSRDAEDAPSGDAENASSGDEA, from the coding sequence GTGCAGCTGGTAGTCGCGCGGGTGGGCCGCGCCCATGGCATCAAGGGCGAGGTCACCGTCGAGGTACGTACCGACGAGCCGGAGCTCAGGCTCGCGCCCGGTGCCGTCCTGGCCACGGACCCCGCCTCGGCCGGTCCGCTGACCATCGAGACAGGGCGGGTGCACAGCGGCCGCCTCCTGCTGCGCTTCGCGGGCGTACGCGACCGCAACGGCGCCGAGGCGCTGCGCAACACCCTGCTCATCGCCGAGGTCGACCCGGACGACAAGCCCGAGGACCCGGACGAGTACTACGACCACCAGCTCATGGACCTGGACGTCGTCACCAAGGACGGCGCCGAGGTCGGGCGCATCACCGAGATCTCGCACCTGCCGTCCCAGGACCTCTTCGTGGTGGAGCGGGCCGACGGGAGCGAGGTGCTGATCCCGTTCGTCGAGGAGATCGTCGTAGAGATCGACCTGGAGGAGCAGCGGGCGGTCATCGACCCGCCGCCCGGACTGATCGACGACCTGGCCGAAATCGCCTCCTCCAGGGATGCGGACGACTCCTCTTCCAGGGATGCCGAAGACGCCCCCTCCGGGGATGCCGAAAACGCCTCCTCCGGAGACGAGGCGTAA
- the lepB gene encoding signal peptidase I, giving the protein MSRTSRTDEGHGRLGSMLSGLVMALGCVLFLGGFAWGAVVYQPYTVPTDSMSPTIAAGDRVLAERIDGSDVERGDVVVFKEASWGNMPLVKRVVAVGGDTVACCTDGKLTVNGKKIDEPYLPKGSVAEGATIPAIEVPEGRLFLLGDERSGSLDSTAHLTEAGSGSVPRSAVNARVDAVAWPMDGMLARPTNFEALGGISEPGPLRLVLTAIVVGAVFVLGGGAYGPIAKRAGRRRGRTGTREQALAG; this is encoded by the coding sequence ATGAGCCGGACAAGTCGTACGGACGAGGGTCATGGTCGGCTCGGCAGCATGCTGTCGGGACTGGTCATGGCCCTCGGCTGTGTGCTGTTCCTGGGCGGCTTCGCCTGGGGCGCGGTCGTCTACCAGCCCTACACCGTGCCGACCGACTCGATGTCCCCCACCATCGCGGCCGGTGACCGGGTGCTCGCCGAGCGGATCGACGGCTCGGACGTCGAGCGCGGTGACGTCGTCGTCTTCAAAGAGGCCAGCTGGGGCAACATGCCCCTGGTCAAGCGGGTTGTCGCGGTCGGCGGTGACACGGTCGCCTGCTGCACGGACGGCAAGCTGACCGTCAACGGCAAGAAGATCGACGAGCCGTATCTCCCCAAGGGCAGCGTGGCCGAGGGGGCCACGATCCCGGCCATCGAGGTCCCCGAGGGCAGGCTCTTCCTGCTCGGCGACGAGCGCAGCGGCTCCCTCGACTCCACCGCCCACCTCACGGAAGCAGGCAGTGGTTCGGTGCCGCGCAGCGCGGTGAACGCCCGCGTCGACGCCGTGGCCTGGCCCATGGACGGCATGCTGGCCCGTCCCACGAACTTCGAGGCCCTCGGCGGCATCTCCGAGCCGGGGCCCCTGCGCCTGGTCCTCACGGCGATCGTGGTGGGCGCGGTATTCGTCCTCGGCGGAGGGGCGTACGGTCCGATCGCCAAACGGGCTGGGCGTCGGCGAGGCCGCACGGGCACGAGGGAGCAGGCCCTTGCAGGCTGA
- a CDS encoding DUF2469 domain-containing protein, which translates to MSAEDLEKYETEMELKLYREYRDVVGLFKYVIETERRFYLTNDYEMQVHSVQGEVFFEVSMADAWVWDMYRPARFVKQVRVLTFKDVNIEELNKSDLELPSS; encoded by the coding sequence ATGAGCGCCGAGGACCTCGAGAAGTACGAGACCGAGATGGAGCTGAAGCTCTACCGGGAGTACCGCGATGTCGTCGGTCTGTTCAAATATGTGATCGAGACCGAACGGCGCTTCTATCTCACCAACGACTACGAGATGCAGGTGCACTCGGTTCAGGGTGAGGTGTTTTTCGAGGTGTCCATGGCGGATGCCTGGGTGTGGGACATGTACCGGCCTGCTCGGTTCGTGAAGCAGGTGCGTGTCCTCACGTTCAAGGACGTGAATATCGAGGAGCTGAACAAGAGCGACCTCGAATTGCCGAGCAGCTGA
- the trmD gene encoding tRNA (guanosine(37)-N1)-methyltransferase TrmD, giving the protein MRLDVLTIFPEYLEPLNVSLVGKARARGQLNVHVHDLREWTYDRHNTVDDTPYGGGPGMVMKTEPWGDALDSVLADGYETGSRGPVLVVPTPSGRPFDQELAVELSERPWLVFTPARYEGIDRRVIDEYATRMPVYEVSIGDYVLAGGEAAVLVVTEAVARLLPGVLGNAESHRDDSFAPGAMANLLEGPVYTKPPQWRGREIPGVLVSGHHGKIARWRRDEALKRTTANRPDLIERCDPAAFDKKDREMLSILGWQPGPDGRFWRRPQAVEE; this is encoded by the coding sequence ATGCGGCTCGACGTCCTCACGATCTTCCCCGAGTACCTGGAACCGCTGAACGTCTCGCTCGTCGGCAAGGCACGCGCGCGTGGACAGCTGAATGTGCACGTGCATGATCTGCGGGAGTGGACGTACGACCGGCACAACACGGTCGACGACACCCCGTACGGCGGCGGCCCCGGCATGGTCATGAAGACCGAGCCCTGGGGCGACGCACTGGACTCCGTCCTCGCGGACGGCTACGAGACGGGCTCCCGCGGGCCCGTCCTGGTCGTGCCCACGCCCAGCGGCCGTCCCTTCGACCAGGAGCTCGCCGTCGAGCTCTCCGAGCGCCCCTGGCTGGTCTTCACGCCCGCCCGTTACGAGGGCATCGACCGGCGGGTCATCGACGAGTACGCGACCCGTATGCCCGTCTACGAGGTGTCGATCGGCGACTACGTGTTGGCCGGCGGTGAGGCGGCCGTCCTCGTCGTCACGGAGGCCGTGGCCCGGCTGCTGCCCGGTGTCCTCGGCAACGCCGAGTCCCACCGGGACGACTCCTTCGCGCCGGGAGCCATGGCCAACCTCCTGGAGGGCCCCGTCTACACGAAGCCGCCCCAGTGGCGCGGGCGCGAGATCCCAGGAGTACTGGTCAGCGGCCACCACGGGAAGATCGCCCGCTGGCGCAGGGACGAGGCACTGAAGCGCACGACGGCCAACAGGCCGGACCTCATCGAGCGTTGCGATCCGGCCGCCTTCGACAAGAAGGACCGCGAAATGCTCTCCATCCTCGGCTGGCAGCCCGGCCCCGACGGCCGATTTTGGCGCAGGCCACAGGCCGTGGAAGAATAG
- the lepB gene encoding signal peptidase I, translated as MGNRGKPRSARSAAEDLLPTGSRRTGGPVMPGRAERRKLARKVKRRRQRSAIKEIPLLIGVALLIALVLKTFLVQAFVIPSGSMEQTIRIGDRVLVDKLTPWFGSKPERGDVVVFKDPGGWLEDEQPVAKSDDPIVVKQAKELLTFIGLLPSDNERDLIKRVVAVGGDTVKCCDTQGRVTVNGMPLTEPYINPGDKPSSLTFEVNVPAGRLWVMGDHRSNSADSRYHRTEKYGGTISEDVVGRAMVIAWPIGHWSQLEEPDTYASVPDAPGGAGVVLGASHRVATADRYGLIPLPTPAELPLVMGVVGLRRIRRRRRHGVRSGCGGIGGRRTVRTRGSRGATGTTGRVAPPGRRGRRDRRK; from the coding sequence ATGGGTAACCGCGGCAAGCCCCGCAGCGCCCGCAGTGCCGCCGAGGACCTCCTGCCCACCGGCAGCCGGCGTACCGGAGGCCCCGTCATGCCCGGCCGGGCCGAGCGGCGCAAGCTCGCCCGCAAGGTCAAGCGGCGCAGACAGCGTTCGGCGATCAAGGAGATACCCCTCCTGATAGGGGTCGCCCTGCTCATAGCGCTCGTCCTGAAGACCTTCCTCGTCCAGGCCTTCGTGATCCCGTCGGGCTCCATGGAGCAGACGATCCGGATCGGTGACCGCGTCCTGGTCGACAAGCTCACGCCGTGGTTCGGCTCGAAGCCCGAGCGCGGAGATGTCGTCGTGTTCAAGGACCCCGGCGGCTGGCTGGAGGACGAGCAGCCGGTGGCGAAGTCGGACGACCCCATCGTCGTCAAGCAGGCCAAGGAGCTGCTGACCTTCATCGGCCTGCTGCCCTCCGACAACGAACGGGACCTGATCAAGCGGGTCGTGGCGGTCGGCGGCGACACCGTCAAGTGCTGCGACACCCAGGGCCGCGTCACCGTCAACGGCATGCCGCTCACCGAGCCCTACATCAACCCCGGCGACAAACCCTCGTCGCTCACCTTCGAGGTGAACGTGCCCGCGGGACGCCTCTGGGTCATGGGCGACCACCGCTCCAACTCCGCCGACTCCCGCTACCACCGCACCGAGAAGTACGGCGGCACCATCTCCGAGGATGTCGTGGGCCGCGCCATGGTCATCGCCTGGCCGATCGGTCACTGGAGTCAACTCGAGGAGCCGGATACGTACGCTTCCGTGCCCGACGCGCCCGGTGGGGCGGGCGTTGTGCTCGGCGCGTCGCATAGGGTGGCCACCGCGGATCGATACGGATTGATCCCGCTCCCGACTCCTGCGGAACTCCCGCTCGTTATGGGAGTGGTGGGCCTGCGTCGTATCCGTCGCAGGCGGCGGCACGGAGTGAGGAGTGGATGTGGGGGAATTGGCGGTCGGCGCACGGTCCGGACACGAGGGTCCCGAGGAGCGACCGGAACGACCGGAAGAGTCGCTCCCCCCGGCCGAAGAGGACGACGTGACCGCCGGAAGTGA
- a CDS encoding NUDIX hydrolase: MRKVARVVLLDPRDRILLLHGHEPENPSDSWWFTPGGGVEGDETREEAARRELVEETGITEIELGPVLWRRTCSFPFAGRRWDQEEWYYLARTTQTATEPRGLTELERRSVAGARWWTCQELNQAHETVYPTRLAELLRRLLDEGPPARPETLDTEIV, encoded by the coding sequence CTGCGGAAGGTCGCCCGGGTGGTGCTCCTCGATCCGCGGGACCGCATCCTGCTGCTCCACGGCCACGAACCCGAGAACCCGTCGGACAGCTGGTGGTTCACACCGGGCGGCGGCGTCGAGGGCGACGAGACACGGGAAGAGGCCGCGCGGCGGGAACTCGTGGAGGAGACCGGCATCACCGAGATCGAGCTGGGCCCGGTGCTGTGGCGGCGGACCTGTTCGTTCCCGTTCGCAGGGCGCCGCTGGGACCAGGAGGAGTGGTACTACCTGGCCCGTACGACGCAGACGGCGACCGAGCCCAGGGGACTGACCGAGCTGGAACGGCGCAGTGTCGCCGGAGCGCGCTGGTGGACGTGCCAGGAACTTAACCAGGCACATGAGACGGTGTATCCGACCAGACTCGCCGAGCTGCTGCGCAGGCTGCTCGACGAAGGGCCCCCGGCCAGGCCCGAGACCCTCGACACGGAAATCGTCTAG
- the rplS gene encoding 50S ribosomal protein L19, translated as MAHLLDTVDSASLRSDVPAFRPGDTVNVHVRVIEGNRSRVQQFKGVVIRRQGAGVRETFTVRKVSFSVGVERTFPVHTPIVEKIELVTRGDVRRAKLYYLRELRGKAAKIKEKRES; from the coding sequence ATGGCCCACCTGCTCGACACCGTCGACTCCGCGTCGCTGCGCAGCGACGTCCCGGCCTTCCGCCCGGGTGACACCGTCAACGTCCACGTCCGCGTCATCGAGGGCAACCGCTCCCGTGTGCAGCAGTTCAAGGGCGTAGTCATCCGCCGCCAGGGCGCCGGTGTCCGCGAGACCTTCACGGTCCGCAAGGTCTCGTTCTCCGTAGGCGTCGAGCGCACCTTCCCGGTGCACACCCCGATCGTCGAGAAGATCGAGCTCGTCACCCGCGGTGACGTGCGTCGCGCCAAGCTGTACTACCTCCGCGAGCTGCGCGGCAAGGCCGCGAAGATCAAGGAGAAGCGCGAGAGCTGA
- a CDS encoding RNA-binding protein, which yields MLEEALEHLVKGIVDNPDDVQVASRNLRRGRVLEVRVHPDDLGKVIGRNGRTARALRTVVGAIGGRGVRVDLVDVDHVR from the coding sequence ATGCTCGAGGAGGCTCTCGAGCACCTCGTGAAGGGCATCGTCGACAACCCGGACGACGTGCAGGTCGCTTCGCGCAACCTGCGCCGTGGACGCGTTCTGGAGGTCCGGGTGCACCCCGACGACCTCGGTAAGGTGATCGGTCGCAACGGCCGCACCGCACGCGCCCTGCGGACCGTCGTGGGCGCCATCGGCGGCCGCGGTGTCCGTGTCGACCTCGTCGACGTGGACCACGTCCGCTGA
- the lepB gene encoding signal peptidase I: MDAEAQQTERDRSSHPAGSEEISDTEGTEGRSRFALVARAADWLPGGRISLTVLFCLVFLLLLSRFVIQPFQIPSGSMEPGLRIGDRVLVNKLAYRFGAEPRRGDVVVFDGTGYFGDADYIKRVVGVGGDHVVCCDRQGRIGVNGRSVDESTFLYPGDKPSEVSFDVVVPDGSLFVLGDHRGDSSDSRDHLGSPGGGMIPVDDVIGRAGWIAWPVGHWTSLERADGYARVPAATGRGAPRTSEPSTADGVHG; the protein is encoded by the coding sequence ATGGACGCCGAAGCACAGCAGACGGAGCGCGACCGCTCCTCCCACCCCGCCGGATCCGAAGAGATCTCGGACACAGAGGGGACGGAGGGACGGTCGCGTTTCGCGTTGGTGGCCCGGGCCGCCGACTGGCTGCCGGGTGGCCGGATCAGCCTGACCGTGCTGTTCTGTCTGGTTTTCCTCCTGCTCCTCAGCCGCTTCGTGATCCAGCCGTTCCAGATTCCCAGTGGCTCGATGGAGCCTGGATTGAGGATTGGGGACCGCGTTCTCGTAAATAAGTTGGCGTACCGTTTCGGTGCTGAGCCGAGGCGCGGTGACGTCGTCGTGTTCGACGGCACCGGTTACTTCGGCGACGCCGACTACATCAAGCGTGTCGTCGGTGTGGGGGGAGACCATGTGGTCTGCTGCGACAGGCAGGGGAGGATCGGAGTGAACGGCCGGTCGGTCGACGAATCGACGTTTCTGTACCCGGGCGACAAGCCGTCAGAGGTGTCCTTCGACGTCGTCGTGCCCGACGGCTCTCTGTTCGTCCTCGGCGACCACCGCGGCGACTCCAGCGACTCCCGCGACCACCTGGGCTCCCCGGGCGGCGGCATGATCCCCGTCGACGACGTGATCGGCAGAGCGGGCTGGATCGCCTGGCCGGTCGGCCACTGGACCTCTCTGGAGCGCGCCGACGGCTACGCGCGCGTGCCTGCTGCCACGGGCCGGGGCGCCCCGCGGACGAGCGAGCCGAGCACCGCGGACGGTGTCCATGGGTAA